In Botrytis cinerea B05.10 chromosome 3, complete sequence, the genomic stretch tcatcttcttatGACAACCCTTGAACAATTCTTCAAGACTCAACGCTAGAGGTTTCTCCACCGTCGTCACCTCAGGCGTCTCCGCCCTCGGTCTCGCTGGTTGCGCACCCTCGAATGCCGAGCGTGCGGGTCTCGATCGTCCGCCTGCTCCTCCAGGACTGGAGCGAGGCATTCCTCCCCCCATACTTGCGAAGatatcatccattccatccccaCCACCTCCCGCTCCTTGGCCTCTCAAAAATTCACTGAAAATCGATTCTGGATTGCTGAAACTAAATCCTCCGCCGCCTGGCCCGCCCGCGCTACTGAAATCATAGTGGAATGTCTTTCCTCTAGGCATGCCACCGCCAGAGGAACTAAAGCCTTCAAAACCGCCAGGCATGCCTCCTGCGCTTGCATATGGGTTTCCACCACTCGTACCGGGCTCGGGTGGTGGGGGACCGCCGCGAAGCATAAATTCTAATCCATACTGGTCGTAAGTTTTGCGCTTTTCGGGATCCGAGAGGATTTCGTAGGCTTGAGATacttctttgaatttttcaGCCGAGTCGGgtttatctttatttttgtcGGGGTGGTGTTTTAGGGCCATTGCACTGTCTGACTGTTAGTTTTCTGTTCCCCGTTGGATAAGCTGGGAGTAGCggtggagatgatgaaaatggaatgcGTATGAAGAGGGGGAATTTTGTTATCTCGTACATACCGATatgcttttttgatttcttgttgaTTCGCAGAAGGCTTGATGCCTAATGCATCGTAAAGTTTTGTTTCTGCCACCATATTTGCCGCTTTTTGAATGTATGTTGCTGTCGAACTATGGTTTGAGAGGGGAAACGAAAAGTCGTGACGTTGTTGGATAAGCTATGTCCAACTTCAAAGATCAACAGCCAACAGCAAATTCTCGTCTAATGAAGGTGTCGACTATCGACCACGGGTTGCAAATTGGTTGTAGAAAGGCTGTAAAACGGTCGTCCAGCAAAATCTGAATGAATGTCGTCAGTGACCAGGATTGCAGGGAAAAAAATAAGCAGACAAAGGTCGTATTATAAAAGACCTATCAAAGAATCTGAAGGCAGGTTATGTGTTGGGTCTTATGTGCTGGTGTTCGCAATAGTGGCTGGCAAGTCTGgttggattgatggattggctGATTTGGTGAGACTTGACGGATAGAAGGAAGGAACAATGTTGTTCATTTGTCCTTTCCTCACAAGAACACaggggaatggaaatggaaatggaaaccGTGAGATATACACACCACTTGAATAAGATTCTTCCAAAGATCTCGTGATTGTGAACTATGAGTTGGCTAGTTTGGGTATGAGTCCTCCTTGTTGTCTTTTCCCTAGATACCGATCTTGCTTTGGTGCCGctgaaagaagagagaatatGGAGAATGAGATTGTGATCCtttgttgtcgttgtcgcTGTTGTCAGGCAAGTGAGAGAGTACTCCAATCGAATTGCGTCGGATGAGAGATTGAATTGGTAGGAATTAATTGGGCAACAGATCTTTGTTAAGTTTGGCAACAGTCAAGTGCATGTACGTGTAcgtgtatgtgtatgtgtgtgtgtatatgtatatgtatgaaTGAGTGTTGCAAGCTTTAAAAGCTTCGTGCTGATCTACCCACGCAGCGCAAACTAGCTGGTATAGCTCTCTTCCATCAGAAtccctcctccaccaacagaatcaagaatcttccatctttcccCCCGCCATCCAAAGATTGGGCGGTGACGTTTTTACAGTGGGGGGTTTGGGTGCTTCAACCGAGCAGGGAGCAGGGGGTGCATCGATAGAGATGGAAGCTTCGAGAACCTTCTACCCTCTGTATGGTTCGACGGGCaaggagattggagattggagattgtaGATTGTAGATTGTACTACTTACATTCTTGGTGCGGTGCTATCACAAGAGAATGTATGAGGGGATCGAACAACAGTCATGTATAAAATCGATGCTAGATGTCTCGTGCCGGCACTTTCGAACAGAGAGATAGAACTGAGTGCCCAACGTGCCTAACTACCTAATCGAGGTGACGTCCACACGAGCCACACCAGCCACTCCAGCCACTCCAGCCACTTCACACGCGCTGCTCTCTGATCCTTATCGCAAGCTTGATCCTGGATCCTTTGCCGCCTACCTCCCTCCTAGAACTAGCTCAtgccatctcatctcgtgcTATCTCATGGTCCACAACTCCTACAAACAACATTCATCCTGGCCGCTTACAGAATGGCCAACACCTCGTCCCATCGAGCTTACCATGACCGCTTTCCACTACACCAACGTCTGTGTTGAACGAGGAAATGCCATCAACTTCCTAATCGTTGCGAGTTGATCCTTCGGCAACGTCGGAGTCGGACTGCGCAATCATCAAGGCATCGCAAGCTATATCAACGATAGGAGCAATGGGTACGGGGTCCCATGAACACTAGAGAGTCAACGCGACGCTCTCCAGATGATGGAGTATCGGCGACGATTGCATAACACATGACTCACATTACAATCACCAAAAATCTTGTTTCAGAACAGCAAAATGAGAAATTTCAACCTAAACGCCTTgtatttctattaaaaatccCAAAAAGCGACAAACGCACCCATTTTATACCGCAACAGAAATCTTACTATCGCGCTCCACAAACCTATCATTCTCCGCCATCATACCCGTCAAAAATTTCCCATTCGCATCCAACGTGCTTGGACTCTTAAATACATTAAACTTGAAATCGTGCCATTCCTTTGCCGTCCAAGCCTTTCCATTTGGGTCACTGAATTTTACATCATCATTCGGGCGCAAGAAATACGCAATGCTATACCGATCCACGTCTTGTCTTTGCCTGAGCGGAACGACGCGATGCACAACGCTCGCTAGCTCTCCCCCAGATGGAAAGCGTAAACTATCACCGACGTTGATGATGGCGTGGCCAGCCCGGGGCTCGAGAAATTCCCATTGTTTAGTGACCGGGGAGAGGAATTGAAGACCCCATTGTCTAGCAAGCAAGAAGGTGAGTGTACCAACATCAGTATGTTTATTGTGGCCTACTCTAGTGGGCTCAGTGCCCTCTTCGTGCTTTGGATAGCGCAACATGCCGAGCGTTGAAAGCGAGGTCACTCCTGCGATAGGGTCGGCGTGATAGGATTCAAACCTCTTGGAGCCGGTGAGGCTTAGCTGGGTCGAAAGACGCGAGAGAATCATAAGAGTGATGTTGTGAGCATCCTTGATAAATGAGAAGAATACATCTGATTGGGAGCGGACCGAGGAAGTAAGGTCAGTTGAACCTTTGAGGAATTCTCGACGGGaaatctttgaaagaaaagttaGTTACGTTGAGAGATGGTATGAGTGAAGAGTGTTCCATACCTTGAGAGATTCGTAGCCGTCTCTTGTTTTTGGTTTAGGGCCCTCTTCGGTACCCATGCCCTCATAACTGGGAAGGGTTAGCGATAGATCGCAAAGATCCAAATGGCTTTGAACATAAACTTACCCAAAGTTGTCATCCCCTCGAGCGTCCTGCATCTTAATTTTAAGCGACTGTTCGAAGTAATACTTCATTACTAGAAGCATTTCATCCCAAAGTTTGCATAGCTCTGGATCACTGGTCAAATCGAGATAGAAGAAACCATAGTTCCGACAAGCGTTGAGCAACTTCTTGCTCTCTGCTTCATTATCAGCTCGGAGGAGGTCGAGGTAAATCGTTGGTAAAGATTGCGAAACGACGATGGGGTCAGTGATAGCCATTGCTAAAAATATGAAGCTGTGGTAATGTTGATGAAAGTGTGtataaagttataaagaTCTGAACTGGAATGTTGCTTTGAAGCCAAATAGGTGCAGCTTTGAACTATCTTATATATCTGGAGAGTGGCAAGATGGTAATGAGCTTCAACAAGTGTTTGCATGACCACTCTCAGCTAAAGACATTGCCAGGGCTGGCCAAGAGCTCACCCATGTGAGGATGTGATATGGCAGTCAAGTTGCGGTGTCAGATCATGCCATGTCAACCTCTCTTCTGATTGCCGTTTTCATATCAAAATAGTTCGGATGGTGTCATTCAGAGTTGGGATGAATCAGATGTTCGACGAGTCTATGCTTGAATCTACCATGTAGTATCAGATCACGCATGTCCAGGCCACTTTTCAATATCCCAGTTCCGGATTGGCAAACAAAAAGAATCTTGAGATGCGCAGTTCATTACGGACAACGCCTACGGTTTCCGAAGTACTCTCATCAAAACTTTACCCCTATCACACAAGTTTATTCTGACTGTCAACCCCTTGACCTCGACTGTCAAATCGTGACACATCTTTTGTCAAGATCTTACTGTCTCGTTTAACTTCATGGTGATTGATAGTCAAACTATCATTGCGATACTACAACGATGTCCAAAAATGGCGTGCGAGACGATGCTACTCAAGACGGAATGTACGAAGCGTAGTGGTTATATTGCCCTGGCGTCATGTGATTGTTATGGCCCGCCGTGAGGGTCTAGATGTTCGTTCTTCAAGCAAGGGGCTCTAGCCCTCATGTTGAAGCTTTCTTCAACACTAATCATCTTTTGATAAGCCCTAAGAGCGGGCacaattaaatattgaattaaaatacACGGCTTGGATAATAGCGCACCCTTTCTTAATACTACGGTAGTATTGAAGAAAGCTAATATAGCCCCTTGGTCGCTTATCTACAGAGGCATTGCATTGCGTGATATCCTAGGTGCGGGGGTTCTGCCGAAAAAAATAAGTCTCTTGAGCGGCAGCAGGGGTCAGCCAAATTTTACtccctctttttttttctccacACCACAATCACGACATCAAAGTGAGTTTGCAGGTTAGACAAATGATTTGTTTCCAGGTTAAGCGGTCTCGCAGTCTCGGCAGTCAAGCCCGGAAGGTCTTGCATACGGGAAAATTCAGTTTGTTTATGTTTGCCACGCTGACAAAACTTATGCAATTAAGCGATAAATAAGCTTACATCGCCACCAAGTAGCTTCAAGATGAATCGATGGTATTGGTGGCTTAATTTTTCGTCTCCATAATTTCATGAAGATCTTCTCAATCTGAATCAGCCTGTAAACGATGAGTTACCTTGTATTGCGAAACACTTTTTTACTAGCTAAGTTTAGTATATCACAAGGGTATAGGCCGCCTCAACTTGCATCTGCAGGGTCCTCCGGACACTCTCAACTTCCTGTAGATCTGAACAAGAACAATAAGCTATATTTACAGGCAGTTGATGTGCTTGCTAGCTTTGACATAAAACGACTTTATCCTCTGACAGCTTGGTCTTCATTTCCGATGCAGGGTTCCCTAGGATATACAGTCTAGACTTTCAACGCTGGGAGTGAATCACTTTGAGATCAAGTGGCTTGCGCCGAATATGCCAATAGTAGGCCATCTTCACTCCAAAAGTATTTGAGGATCTAgatctttttgtttcttcaatGTAACGTTATTCGCACTCGGATGCAGCCAACGGTTCGTTCTTTCTAATCCCGAAATTGAGTGGGGAAAGGGGTGGGGAGGTATTCGTACTCTTGCGGCTCCTTCCCTTTGGACTGGGTTTCTTGGAGTCTCAGTTCGTATAGACGCCAGCTAGGTTGCACATCCTACTTTTCTTCTAAATTGCATGTTGTGTGATGAGTTGATTCGACCAGCGTAATTGCTTTCGATGTACACTAACTTTCCATGCTCAAGGTCATATTAGGCTGAGTAAAGAATGATAATAGTAAGCTGCTCGTTCATGAGATCTTCATTACGAATGTGATGAATATGAGCTTTGATTTCGATAGCGGTGAAGTGTGAAGCTGCAGATGCTTCTTTGTCGGCCGTAATATTGGAGGCGGAATCAACTGCAACATGCTACATCTTCCTGCCAACAAAAGAATGAACCCCAGCAGCTGCAGCGTGCCATCTTAAAAATCTAGGCTGGCCAGGCCGATGTAACCAAAGGATACAGTCACGTCAACTGAGGTGATTTGGTGCAATCTACAACAGACATCGGCGAGGCACCTATTTCGACTTAGCAAGAGAATTAACAGCTGTcaaagaacaatcattatcTCGCATAGTATAATTAGCCATTGTGATCTTACTTTAACTTCTCAATAACCTCAGATAACCAAACTTCAATCGCAATTCTATCGAGAAACTTTACTTTTCACAATATTTTTCTACAGTCACATAACACAATGGTACGTAGACTATTCTACCTTTGGTGTATCATGCTAACGAACGTAGATTAAACAATCCAACGGCGTTAAGCTCCCGCGACCAACGCAAAGCTTTGAAGATGTGCTTCCGCTCCCCCTCTCTATGCAACATAGCAAACCCATCGAAAGTTTTGCAGATATTGCAAAGCTCGATCAGAGAGACACTCCTGTTGTAACCATGTTCAGTGGCGGTCTCGACAGCACGTATTTGCTGCTCAGACTCCAGGAGCTCGGCTTTACAAACATCCACGCGGTGGCAGTAGATGTTGGAGCTCCTGTAGATGTGGACGGACTTACCAAACACGCTGCGCATTTCGGTGCTCAGTTCAAGTGTCTCGATGGTCGTGAGCTTTTTGTCCGAGATGGTGTTATGCCAGCTATTCGTGCTCATGCGATGTATTTGGGACAGTTCCCCATTAGCAGTTCGCTCACTCGTCCGATCATTGCACGTTTGGTCACCGATTATGCGAAGTCTGTGAACGCGGGTTTGCTCCTTCATACTGCCAATTTGTCGCAGAATAGCTTGCCTCGACTCAATAACTTCATTCGACGTCTTGGTTATCCCGGAAAGTTCGGGAGTCCATATCCTCAGTCTGTCGTCTCTCGAGAGAGGAAGGCTGAAGAACTTTCTGTAGCTGGACTGACTATCATGTCTGAGCGCAAGCTTAGCGGGGATGAAAATCTATGGTGTCGGGAGTTCGAGGATGGCCCGTTGGGTGACCCAGAGGGTTTCGACATTCCGGAAAATGCTTATGAATGGACAAGACGCTACAAAGAGCACGCAACCCAAGAACTCACACTTGGTTTCGAAAATGGAAATCTCATTTCTGTTGATGGGAAAAAACTCCCTCTTATTAAGGCTATCGCGCTTCTCAACAATGAAGTGGGAAAATATGGTCACGGTCGATTTGTAGGGCTTGAACCCCTTAGCACCGATCACAAGGTTCTCGAGATCCGCGAAGCTCCCGCTGCTGCCATTATCATGGACGCGCTTCGCCATCTCGAGATTGCCACGTTGGAGACCAAAACTCTCGAGTTGAAGCAACAGCTGGAACAGAAATGGACGCGCGAAGCTATTGCTGGCCATTGGGGAAGCGCGTGTCATACCATGTGTGATGTCGCTCTTGCTGCGTCTTTGAATGGCGTGGGTGGTAGTGTTACTTATGTTGTTGATTCTGTGCGTTTCCTACCTTGTGCTATTAAGGCGCAGAATCTTTGCTATGTGAGGGATCGCGATCAGTGGGAACAGGCGCAGCAATTACTCGGGGATGTGAAAAGTATCACGTAGGAGTGGGGTTTCAGAGATGAAAATGCGggattgtttgttttgggGGTGCTCTTTGGGTCTTTCTACctatgttttctttcttttgtagCTTCCTTTAGTTCGTCAATCAGTAGAACCAATACTTCGATGTTTTTCAAAGTTTGCTTCTGCTATCTATAGATGGTGATCTGGAACAATTTTGTGAGTGTTGTTAATGTCATGATGTATGCCAGGGGTGGAAAAGACAGGGCTCATATAGCCGCACTGCAAGGATCAGATCAAAACCTAAAGCTAATGGGGTTGTAAGATTATAGTAAGCTTACATTCGGGGATCCGGCATGGAACAGACTGGGGTAAACGACAGGGGCTTTCGCCTGTGGAGTGTGGCCACAAAGCTTGGACCACGGAACTGCCTCAACTGGGTGGGTGCATGTGCATGCCGTTATTTGCAGGGGTGAAACACCCTTCCTGAGTTTCTATGCATGAGTGTCGGCGTGCCTGGGTGCGTGGGCTGGAGATATAAATACTGGATGTTTTCATCTATACTCATGTCTTTGATGAATTCATATGCAGTTGTTTCGATTTCATAGATCGTGTTCTTTTCTGCAGTGTTTGTCCTCGAGAAATTTATACAATCAGCATTCGAGTGTTAGAAAATACACCTGTGGTCCAAATACCGTATGTCTCAACTCCACGTCCCCAAGTATCTCCCTGAGTTTCCGTACACAAATCTCACAAATCAATAGATGTCCGAAGCCACAAAACTAATCTATCAGCAAGATGGAGACAAGCTTCTCCATCCCGCCAAaatcctctccatcctccccGTCTCCGCACTTTCAGTTCCAGACCAGGCATTCCTGAAAGACTCCTCGGAAATCGAAAACGCCATCATCACCGACTCCACTATCTTCTATGTGCAAGGCGGCGGTCAGCCCTACGATACCGGAACCATGACTTCGGAAGTCACTGACAAAGCTAACTCTATCTTCGAAGTGAAATCCGTGCGTCAGCCCGCTCAAGGAAgtcaaattcttcatctcGGCCGGTTTGTTCCTGTCGGAACTCCGCATTtcgagaatggagaagaagtgCATCAACACATCGATGCCGAGAAACGGAATTTGTATTCGCGTTTCCACACCGCGGGACATATTCTCAGTCTTGCGATTCTAGCACTCGTGCGCGAGGGGGTGCTCTCGCCGCTGACGGAATCCAAGGCCTCGCATTATCCGGACTCGGCCGCGGTGGTCTTTGGGGGCTCGATCGAGGGGAAGCATAAAGATGCGATTCAGGCGAAGACGGACGAGTTTGTGAAATTGGCGAGGCCGGTCTCGATTCATTGGTGGTCGATGGAGGAGGTGAGAGAGAAGTGTAGTGGGGTGACGGAGGATTTTGCGTTGCCGGATGGGGAGGTCATGGCGAGAGTcgtggagatggaggggcTGGGAAGTTATCCGTGTGGCG encodes the following:
- the Bcsis1 gene encoding Bcsis1 is translated as MVAETKLYDALGIKPSANQQEIKKAYRAMALKHHPDKNKDKPDSAEKFKEVSQAYEILSDPEKRKTYDQYGLEFMLRGGPPPPEPGTSGGNPYASAGGMPGGFEGFSSSGGGMPRGKTFHYDFSSAGGPGGGGFSFSNPESIFSEFLRGQGAGGGGDGMDDIFASMGGGMPRSSPGGAGGRSRPARSAFEGAQPARPRAETPEVTTVEKPLALSLEELFKGCHKKMKIKRKTFDPETGKRQTTDRILEMDIKPGLKKGSKIKFKGVGDQEEGGQQDLHFVIEEKKHPYLTRDGDDLIMTVDLDLKEALTGWNRTVTTIDGKNISLDKGGPTQPGSSDSYPDLGMPLSKQPGTRGNFIVKYNVKFPTSLTAEQKRALKDIL